In Drosophila simulans strain w501 chromosome X, Prin_Dsim_3.1, whole genome shotgun sequence, one DNA window encodes the following:
- the LOC6739907 gene encoding uncharacterized protein LOC6739907 isoform X2, which yields MRIPRPRPHAHHPAGRQKHARITRSHQLVTRKSRRIARTTSSIVGRSFTTSCKRLKMEKTPRYTQRERNMVLSYAAQYKDVIENKRTDAESNRKKDEVWLQIAKEFNSRVYHQRSAKQLRQLYKNMKLLLKKDLCGEDKSNHSFMDLLNTLSHQESVAQYIAEQLSPEGAGGGGGGGKQGGAGNGGGNGHHADDYDDSKYHLFSSHLQMPLYHEGMDTDVILIKSETISDNEQTDNGMDCLDEDDDDDCLSPKAPEVCLEEEDDVLFPTDLRQLQQVGSSGAAGGGVSAGSLPGNMSSNGITETSRRAASSPVCSTKTSISSSGSYASPPKPDITIQTVGHIRVGSFANINKTLQNGGSGTGTVLSAASNGGTSASGVLPLTAEQVQQHTLLNGLGLSAVNPAQSLQAAINAAYVSAAPTSSVAISSRRTPPTLQLPRLQRGNINNSHHTAGSTSNSAVAANGVQLLLNGGHHAQMTHNHLARDKTGGVAIGAAGSFNGYNGLAVSGTVCGALNSSGSGAGSGGSSANSSGVGLGIGGAHTSGGGGSGSGGTRSQHQELINSLRIEESKRKIDLINAQIEYWQTLTRKLNSQANHMPNPACPCHFPGASVPSPVAVTTASASSPASTNVLQTQASTS from the exons ATGCGTATTCCTCGCCCTCGCCCCCACGCTCATCACCCCGCAGGAAGGCAGAAGCACGCGCGGATTACGAGGAGCCACCAGTTGGTCACGAGGAAGAGCAGAAGAATAGCACGCACCACCAGCTCGATCGTGGGACGCAG CTTCACGACGTCTTGCAAACGGCTGAAAATGGAGAAGACTCCCCGGTACACGCAGCGGGAGCGAAACATGGTGTTGAGCTACGCGGCGCAGTACAAGGATGTGATCGAGAACAAGCGCACGGACGCGGAGTCCAACCGCAAGAAGGACGAGGTGTGGCTGCAGATCGCCAAGGAGTTCAACTCGCGGGTCTACCACCAGCGCAGCGCTAAGCAGTTGCGCCAGCTGTACAAGAACATGAAGCTGCTGCTCAAGAAGGACCTATGCGGCGAGGACAAGAGCAACCACTCGTTCATGGACCTGCTCAACACGCTGTCGCACCAGGAGTCAGTGGCCCAGTACATTGCCGAGCAGCTGTCGCCGGAGGGCGCgggcggaggcggcggcggcggtaaGCAGGGTGGAGCGGGCAACGGAGGCGGAAACGGACACCATGCGGACGACTACGACGACTCCAAG TATCATTTATTTTCCTCACACTTGCAGATGCCCCTCTACCACGAGGGCATGGACACGGACGTGATCCTTATCAAGTCGGAGACGATCAGCGACAACGAGCAGACGGACAATGGTATGGACTGCCTGGACgaggacgatgacgacgactgCTTGAGCCCCAAGGCGCCGGAGGTGTGcctcgaggaggaggacgacgtGCTCTTTCCAACGGACCTgcgccagctgcagcaggtgGGATCGTCCGGTGCCGCCGGCGGTGGGGTCTCCGCAGGCTCCCTGCCCGGAAACATGTCCAGCAACGGGATCACCGAAACCAGTCGCCGCGCCGCAAGCTCGCCCGTGTGCTCCACAAAGACTTCGATTAGCTCCAGCGGAAGCTACGCATCGCCGCCCAAGCCGGACATCACTATCCAGACCGTGGGCCACATACGCGTGGGCAGCTTTGCCAACATCAACAAGACGCTGCAGAACGGCGGCTCCGGCACAGGAACAGTCCTATCAGCGGCCAGCAATGGCGGCACCAGTGCCAGTGGAGTGCTGCCGCTCACAGCggagcaagtgcagcagcacaCCCTGCTGAACGGCCTGGGATTGTCCGCCGTGAACCCGGCTCAGTCCCTGCAGGCGGCCATCAATGCCGCCTATGTGTCCGCCGCTCCAACTTCATCGGTCGCCATTAGCAGCCGCCGCACCCCGCCCACTCTGCAGCTGCCACGCCTTCAGCGCGGAAACATCAACAATAGCCACCACACTGCCGGCAGCACAAGCAACTCCGCGGTGGCCGCCAATGGAGTGCAACTGCTGCTCAACGGCGGCCACCACGCACAGATGACGCACAACCATCTGGCGCGGGACAAGACGGGCGGCGTGGCCATCGGGGCGGCGGGCAGTTTCAACGGCTACAACGGACTGGCAGTGTCGGGCACGGTGTGCGGCGCCTTAAACAGCAGCGGATCCGGAGCCGGAAGCGGCGGGAGCAGTGCCAACAGCAGCGGCGTGGGCCTGGGCATCGGCGGGGCACACACGTCAGGCGGCGGAGGCAGTGGCAGCGGTGGGACGAGGAGCCAGCACCAGGAGCTGATCAATTCGCTGAGGATCGAGGAGAGCAAGCGAAAAATCGACCTGATCAACGCCCAAATCGAATACTGGCAGACGCTCACCCGCAAGTTGAACAGTCAGGCGAATCACATGCCTAATCCCGCGTGCCCGTGCCACTTCCCCGGAGCCAGTGTACCCTCGCCCGTCGCCGTGACCACCGCTAGTGCCTCATCGCCCGCCTCCACCAATGTCTTGCAGACGCAGGCCAGCACCAGCTAG
- the LOC6739907 gene encoding uncharacterized protein LOC6739907 isoform X4, whose translation MRIPRPRPHAHHPAGRQKHARITRSHQLVTRKSRRIARTTSSIVGRSFTTSCKRLKMEKTPRYTQRERNMVLSYAAQYKDVIENKRTDAESNRKKDEVWLQIAKEFNSRVYHQRSAKQLRQLYKNMKLLLKKDLCGEDKSNHSFMDLLNTLSHQESVAQYIAEQLSPEGAGGGGGGGKQGGAGNGGGNGHHADDYDDSKMPLYHEGMDTDVILIKSETISDNEQTDNGMDCLDEDDDDDCLSPKAPEVCLEEEDDVLFPTDLRQLQQVGSSGAAGGGVSAGSLPGNMSSNGITETSRRAASSPVCSTKTSISSSGSYASPPKPDITIQTVGHIRVGSFANINKTLQNGGSGTGTVLSAASNGGTSASGVLPLTAEQVQQHTLLNGLGLSAVNPAQSLQAAINAAYVSAAPTSSVAISSRRTPPTLQLPRLQRGNINNSHHTAGSTSNSAVAANGVQLLLNGGHHAQMTHNHLARDKTGGVAIGAAGSFNGYNGLAVSGTVCGALNSSGSGAGSGGSSANSSGVGLGIGGAHTSGGGGSGSGGTRSQHQELINSLRIEESKRKIDLINAQIEYWQTLTRKLNSQANHMPNPACPCHFPGASVPSPVAVTTASASSPASTNVLQTQASTS comes from the exons ATGCGTATTCCTCGCCCTCGCCCCCACGCTCATCACCCCGCAGGAAGGCAGAAGCACGCGCGGATTACGAGGAGCCACCAGTTGGTCACGAGGAAGAGCAGAAGAATAGCACGCACCACCAGCTCGATCGTGGGACGCAG CTTCACGACGTCTTGCAAACGGCTGAAAATGGAGAAGACTCCCCGGTACACGCAGCGGGAGCGAAACATGGTGTTGAGCTACGCGGCGCAGTACAAGGATGTGATCGAGAACAAGCGCACGGACGCGGAGTCCAACCGCAAGAAGGACGAGGTGTGGCTGCAGATCGCCAAGGAGTTCAACTCGCGGGTCTACCACCAGCGCAGCGCTAAGCAGTTGCGCCAGCTGTACAAGAACATGAAGCTGCTGCTCAAGAAGGACCTATGCGGCGAGGACAAGAGCAACCACTCGTTCATGGACCTGCTCAACACGCTGTCGCACCAGGAGTCAGTGGCCCAGTACATTGCCGAGCAGCTGTCGCCGGAGGGCGCgggcggaggcggcggcggcggtaaGCAGGGTGGAGCGGGCAACGGAGGCGGAAACGGACACCATGCGGACGACTACGACGACTCCAAG ATGCCCCTCTACCACGAGGGCATGGACACGGACGTGATCCTTATCAAGTCGGAGACGATCAGCGACAACGAGCAGACGGACAATGGTATGGACTGCCTGGACgaggacgatgacgacgactgCTTGAGCCCCAAGGCGCCGGAGGTGTGcctcgaggaggaggacgacgtGCTCTTTCCAACGGACCTgcgccagctgcagcaggtgGGATCGTCCGGTGCCGCCGGCGGTGGGGTCTCCGCAGGCTCCCTGCCCGGAAACATGTCCAGCAACGGGATCACCGAAACCAGTCGCCGCGCCGCAAGCTCGCCCGTGTGCTCCACAAAGACTTCGATTAGCTCCAGCGGAAGCTACGCATCGCCGCCCAAGCCGGACATCACTATCCAGACCGTGGGCCACATACGCGTGGGCAGCTTTGCCAACATCAACAAGACGCTGCAGAACGGCGGCTCCGGCACAGGAACAGTCCTATCAGCGGCCAGCAATGGCGGCACCAGTGCCAGTGGAGTGCTGCCGCTCACAGCggagcaagtgcagcagcacaCCCTGCTGAACGGCCTGGGATTGTCCGCCGTGAACCCGGCTCAGTCCCTGCAGGCGGCCATCAATGCCGCCTATGTGTCCGCCGCTCCAACTTCATCGGTCGCCATTAGCAGCCGCCGCACCCCGCCCACTCTGCAGCTGCCACGCCTTCAGCGCGGAAACATCAACAATAGCCACCACACTGCCGGCAGCACAAGCAACTCCGCGGTGGCCGCCAATGGAGTGCAACTGCTGCTCAACGGCGGCCACCACGCACAGATGACGCACAACCATCTGGCGCGGGACAAGACGGGCGGCGTGGCCATCGGGGCGGCGGGCAGTTTCAACGGCTACAACGGACTGGCAGTGTCGGGCACGGTGTGCGGCGCCTTAAACAGCAGCGGATCCGGAGCCGGAAGCGGCGGGAGCAGTGCCAACAGCAGCGGCGTGGGCCTGGGCATCGGCGGGGCACACACGTCAGGCGGCGGAGGCAGTGGCAGCGGTGGGACGAGGAGCCAGCACCAGGAGCTGATCAATTCGCTGAGGATCGAGGAGAGCAAGCGAAAAATCGACCTGATCAACGCCCAAATCGAATACTGGCAGACGCTCACCCGCAAGTTGAACAGTCAGGCGAATCACATGCCTAATCCCGCGTGCCCGTGCCACTTCCCCGGAGCCAGTGTACCCTCGCCCGTCGCCGTGACCACCGCTAGTGCCTCATCGCCCGCCTCCACCAATGTCTTGCAGACGCAGGCCAGCACCAGCTAG
- the LOC6739907 gene encoding histone-lysine N-methyltransferase trithorax isoform X3, translating to MEKTPRYTQRERNMVLSYAAQYKDVIENKRTDAESNRKKDEVWLQIAKEFNSRVYHQRSAKQLRQLYKNMKLLLKKDLCGEDKSNHSFMDLLNTLSHQESVAQYIAEQLSPEGAGGGGGGGKQGGAGNGGGNGHHADDYDDSKYHLFSSHLQMPLYHEGMDTDVILIKSETISDNEQTDNGMDCLDEDDDDDCLSPKAPEVCLEEEDDVLFPTDLRQLQQVGSSGAAGGGVSAGSLPGNMSSNGITETSRRAASSPVCSTKTSISSSGSYASPPKPDITIQTVGHIRVGSFANINKTLQNGGSGTGTVLSAASNGGTSASGVLPLTAEQVQQHTLLNGLGLSAVNPAQSLQAAINAAYVSAAPTSSVAISSRRTPPTLQLPRLQRGNINNSHHTAGSTSNSAVAANGVQLLLNGGHHAQMTHNHLARDKTGGVAIGAAGSFNGYNGLAVSGTVCGALNSSGSGAGSGGSSANSSGVGLGIGGAHTSGGGGSGSGGTRSQHQELINSLRIEESKRKIDLINAQIEYWQTLTRKLNSQANHMPNPACPCHFPGASVPSPVAVTTASASSPASTNVLQTQASTS from the exons ATGGAGAAGACTCCCCGGTACACGCAGCGGGAGCGAAACATGGTGTTGAGCTACGCGGCGCAGTACAAGGATGTGATCGAGAACAAGCGCACGGACGCGGAGTCCAACCGCAAGAAGGACGAGGTGTGGCTGCAGATCGCCAAGGAGTTCAACTCGCGGGTCTACCACCAGCGCAGCGCTAAGCAGTTGCGCCAGCTGTACAAGAACATGAAGCTGCTGCTCAAGAAGGACCTATGCGGCGAGGACAAGAGCAACCACTCGTTCATGGACCTGCTCAACACGCTGTCGCACCAGGAGTCAGTGGCCCAGTACATTGCCGAGCAGCTGTCGCCGGAGGGCGCgggcggaggcggcggcggcggtaaGCAGGGTGGAGCGGGCAACGGAGGCGGAAACGGACACCATGCGGACGACTACGACGACTCCAAG TATCATTTATTTTCCTCACACTTGCAGATGCCCCTCTACCACGAGGGCATGGACACGGACGTGATCCTTATCAAGTCGGAGACGATCAGCGACAACGAGCAGACGGACAATGGTATGGACTGCCTGGACgaggacgatgacgacgactgCTTGAGCCCCAAGGCGCCGGAGGTGTGcctcgaggaggaggacgacgtGCTCTTTCCAACGGACCTgcgccagctgcagcaggtgGGATCGTCCGGTGCCGCCGGCGGTGGGGTCTCCGCAGGCTCCCTGCCCGGAAACATGTCCAGCAACGGGATCACCGAAACCAGTCGCCGCGCCGCAAGCTCGCCCGTGTGCTCCACAAAGACTTCGATTAGCTCCAGCGGAAGCTACGCATCGCCGCCCAAGCCGGACATCACTATCCAGACCGTGGGCCACATACGCGTGGGCAGCTTTGCCAACATCAACAAGACGCTGCAGAACGGCGGCTCCGGCACAGGAACAGTCCTATCAGCGGCCAGCAATGGCGGCACCAGTGCCAGTGGAGTGCTGCCGCTCACAGCggagcaagtgcagcagcacaCCCTGCTGAACGGCCTGGGATTGTCCGCCGTGAACCCGGCTCAGTCCCTGCAGGCGGCCATCAATGCCGCCTATGTGTCCGCCGCTCCAACTTCATCGGTCGCCATTAGCAGCCGCCGCACCCCGCCCACTCTGCAGCTGCCACGCCTTCAGCGCGGAAACATCAACAATAGCCACCACACTGCCGGCAGCACAAGCAACTCCGCGGTGGCCGCCAATGGAGTGCAACTGCTGCTCAACGGCGGCCACCACGCACAGATGACGCACAACCATCTGGCGCGGGACAAGACGGGCGGCGTGGCCATCGGGGCGGCGGGCAGTTTCAACGGCTACAACGGACTGGCAGTGTCGGGCACGGTGTGCGGCGCCTTAAACAGCAGCGGATCCGGAGCCGGAAGCGGCGGGAGCAGTGCCAACAGCAGCGGCGTGGGCCTGGGCATCGGCGGGGCACACACGTCAGGCGGCGGAGGCAGTGGCAGCGGTGGGACGAGGAGCCAGCACCAGGAGCTGATCAATTCGCTGAGGATCGAGGAGAGCAAGCGAAAAATCGACCTGATCAACGCCCAAATCGAATACTGGCAGACGCTCACCCGCAAGTTGAACAGTCAGGCGAATCACATGCCTAATCCCGCGTGCCCGTGCCACTTCCCCGGAGCCAGTGTACCCTCGCCCGTCGCCGTGACCACCGCTAGTGCCTCATCGCCCGCCTCCACCAATGTCTTGCAGACGCAGGCCAGCACCAGCTAG
- the LOC27207484 gene encoding RILP-like protein homolog isoform X1, translated as MPGFHLNEMGEMVLDAIDDIGVVDVYDLASDIGKEYERIMDRFGTDAVSGLMPKIINTLELLEALATKNERENATIQELRDKVAQLESEKLEKAEFRRRFDKELELIEEQWRSETNELVDLVSSLQDENKRLVKQTQDLQSSSAQSSGLGASLTESIISMTNHELHGALSDTQVLQRLKEQIYKQRDELKHRERELQDKYSELEHLNIQAERLKASERDTRRRHKLMQAQVKTLCEERADFLAQLQDQSREINQLRKRLGLAEKENEDLVASYDDGQNDPNRPRYTTRELKELISERDELLTTIDTLNEQLAELKPPSQAKGKRQRHFSSSDDSDEDDDGHVADNDDDDDEEEAAAEANELEPPAAGETPPGHDAPVQGPLPYEPDDAPWKKSSESGIRKFFRKLFSDPSDGSNTFPKRSLATLSKMALSATPGSVSASAAANLGNSLYLTLSLAIHLLRLSCTYIVYTLDCCVLVILSCYAILFT; from the exons ATGCCCGGTTTTCACCTCAATGAGATGGGTGAAATGGTCCTGGACGCCATCGACGACATCGGCGTGGTCGATGTGTACGACTTGGCCTCGGACATTGGCAAGGAGTACGAGCGGATCATGGACCGCTTCGGCACGGACGCCGTCAGCGGGCTGATGCCCAAGATCATCAACACCCTGGAGCTGCTGGAGGCGCTGGCCACGAAGAACGAGCGCGAGAACGCCACCATCCAGGAGCTGCGCGATAAGGTGGCCCAGCTGGAGAGCGAGAAGTTGGAGAAGGCCGAGTTCCGGCGGCGGTTCgacaaggagctggagctgatcGAGGAGCAGTGGCGCAGCGAGACCAACGAGCTGGTCGATCTCGTCTCCTCGCTGCAGGACGAGAACAAGCGGCTGGTGAAGCAGACGCAGGATCTCCAGTCCTCGTCCGCCCAGAGCTCCGGCCTGGGGGCCAGTCTCACCGAGAGCATTATCAGCATGACCAACCACGAGCTGCACGGCGCTCTTTCGGATACTCAAGTGCTGCAACGGCTCAAGGAGCAGATATACAAGCAGCGCGACGAGTTGAAGCACCGCGAGCGGGAGCTGCAGGACAAGTACAGCGAGCTGGAGCAC CTCAATATCCAGGCAGAGCGGCTGAAGGCATCAGAGCGAGACACCCGGCGCCGCCACAAGCTGATGCAGGCCCAAGTGAAAACGCTGTGCGAGGAGCGCGCCGACTTTCTTGCCCAGCTGCAGGACCAGAGCCGCGAGATCAACCAACTGCGCAAGCGGTTGGGCCTGGCCGAAAAGGAGAACGAGGACTTGGTGGCCTCGTACGACGATGGCCAGAACGATCCCAACCGGCCGCGGTACACCACGCGCGAGCTGAAAGAGTTGATTAGCGAGCGCGATGAGCTGCTGACCACCATCGACACCCTCAACGAGCAGCTGGCGGAGCTGAAGCCACCAAGCCAGGCGAAGGGCAAGCGGCAGCGCCACTTCTCCAGCTCCGACGACAGCGATGAGGACGACGATGGTCACGTGGCGGAcaacgacgatgacgacgacgaggaggaggcggctgCCGAGGCGAACGAGCTGGAGCCACCAGCGGCCGGAGAAAC GCCACCTGGACACGATGCGCCCGTGCAGGGACCTTTGCCCTACGAGCCGGACGATGCGCCCTGGAAGAAGAGCTCCGAGTCGGGAATACGCAAATT CTTCCGGAAGCTGTTCTCGGACCCGTCGGACGGCAGCAACACATTCCCGAAACGTTCCTTGGCCACGCTCTCCAAGATGGCTCTGTCGGCCACGCCCGGTTCCGTTTCCGCCTCCGCAGCGGCGAA TTTAGGCAACAGCCTGTATCTGACCCTGTCCCTCGCCATTCACCTGCTCCGCCTGAGCTGTACATACATAGTTTACACACTCGATTGCTGTGTCCTCGTAATTCTAAGTTGTTATGCGATTTTGTTTACGTAA
- the LOC27207484 gene encoding RILP-like protein homolog isoform X2 encodes MPGFHLNEMGEMVLDAIDDIGVVDVYDLASDIGKEYERIMDRFGTDAVSGLMPKIINTLELLEALATKNERENATIQELRDKVAQLESEKLEKAEFRRRFDKELELIEEQWRSETNELVDLVSSLQDENKRLVKQTQDLQSSSAQSSGLGASLTESIISMTNHELHGALSDTQVLQRLKEQIYKQRDELKHRERELQDKYSELEHLNIQAERLKASERDTRRRHKLMQAQVKTLCEERADFLAQLQDQSREINQLRKRLGLAEKENEDLVASYDDGQNDPNRPRYTTRELKELISERDELLTTIDTLNEQLAELKPPSQAKGKRQRHFSSSDDSDEDDDGHVADNDDDDDEEEAAAEANELEPPAAGETPPGHDAPVQGPLPYEPDDAPWKKSSESGIRKFFRKLFSDPSDGSNTFPKRSLATLSKMALSATPGSVSASAAAK; translated from the exons ATGCCCGGTTTTCACCTCAATGAGATGGGTGAAATGGTCCTGGACGCCATCGACGACATCGGCGTGGTCGATGTGTACGACTTGGCCTCGGACATTGGCAAGGAGTACGAGCGGATCATGGACCGCTTCGGCACGGACGCCGTCAGCGGGCTGATGCCCAAGATCATCAACACCCTGGAGCTGCTGGAGGCGCTGGCCACGAAGAACGAGCGCGAGAACGCCACCATCCAGGAGCTGCGCGATAAGGTGGCCCAGCTGGAGAGCGAGAAGTTGGAGAAGGCCGAGTTCCGGCGGCGGTTCgacaaggagctggagctgatcGAGGAGCAGTGGCGCAGCGAGACCAACGAGCTGGTCGATCTCGTCTCCTCGCTGCAGGACGAGAACAAGCGGCTGGTGAAGCAGACGCAGGATCTCCAGTCCTCGTCCGCCCAGAGCTCCGGCCTGGGGGCCAGTCTCACCGAGAGCATTATCAGCATGACCAACCACGAGCTGCACGGCGCTCTTTCGGATACTCAAGTGCTGCAACGGCTCAAGGAGCAGATATACAAGCAGCGCGACGAGTTGAAGCACCGCGAGCGGGAGCTGCAGGACAAGTACAGCGAGCTGGAGCAC CTCAATATCCAGGCAGAGCGGCTGAAGGCATCAGAGCGAGACACCCGGCGCCGCCACAAGCTGATGCAGGCCCAAGTGAAAACGCTGTGCGAGGAGCGCGCCGACTTTCTTGCCCAGCTGCAGGACCAGAGCCGCGAGATCAACCAACTGCGCAAGCGGTTGGGCCTGGCCGAAAAGGAGAACGAGGACTTGGTGGCCTCGTACGACGATGGCCAGAACGATCCCAACCGGCCGCGGTACACCACGCGCGAGCTGAAAGAGTTGATTAGCGAGCGCGATGAGCTGCTGACCACCATCGACACCCTCAACGAGCAGCTGGCGGAGCTGAAGCCACCAAGCCAGGCGAAGGGCAAGCGGCAGCGCCACTTCTCCAGCTCCGACGACAGCGATGAGGACGACGATGGTCACGTGGCGGAcaacgacgatgacgacgacgaggaggaggcggctgCCGAGGCGAACGAGCTGGAGCCACCAGCGGCCGGAGAAAC GCCACCTGGACACGATGCGCCCGTGCAGGGACCTTTGCCCTACGAGCCGGACGATGCGCCCTGGAAGAAGAGCTCCGAGTCGGGAATACGCAAATT CTTCCGGAAGCTGTTCTCGGACCCGTCGGACGGCAGCAACACATTCCCGAAACGTTCCTTGGCCACGCTCTCCAAGATGGCTCTGTCGGCCACGCCCGGTTCCGTTTCCGCCTCCGCAGCGGCGAAGTAA